A genomic region of Elaeis guineensis isolate ETL-2024a chromosome 9, EG11, whole genome shotgun sequence contains the following coding sequences:
- the LOC105051976 gene encoding cationic peroxidase SPC4, translating into MASSLILVLVSSLAFFSTISEAQTYPPIVKGLSFTFYKSTCPNAESIIQNYLSTAFNSDIGLAAGLLRIHFHDCFVQGCDGSVLLDGTPSDPSEKDQPPNLTLRPAAFKAINDIKALLDQACGQVVSCADIAALAARDSVSLSGGPNYKVPLGRRDSLTFASRNATLAGLPAPTSNVTTLLNVLNKINLDTTDLVTLSGGHTIGRAHCSSFDNRLFPSQDPTMNKSFAKNLYLTCPTNTTVNTTVNDIRSPNTFDNKYYVDLMNREGLFTSDQDMYTDSRTKSIVKNFAIDQRLFFKNFVYSIVKMGQLSVLTGDQGEIRANCSAANPTTKFLWSVVDGEEREKPAY; encoded by the exons ATGGCTTCTTCTCTAATTCTCGTCCTAGTCTCTTCCCTTGCCTTCTTCTCCACCATTTCTGAGGCCCAGACCTATCCTCCCATAGTGAAGGGCCTTTCCTTCACCTTCTACAAGTCCACCTGCCCCAACGCCGAGTCCATTATCCAAAACTACCTCTCGACGGCCTTTAACAGCGACATCGGCCTCGCCGCCGGCCTCCTCCGCATCCACTTCCATGACTGCTTCGTTCAG GGGTGCGATGGGTCGGTTTTGCTGGATGGGACGCCGAGTGATCCGAGCGAGAAGGACCAGCCGCCCAACCTGACGCTCCGGCCGGCGGCCTTCAAAGCCATCAACGATATCAAGGCTCTTCTGGACCAGGCTTGTGGACAGGTCGTCTCCTGTGCCGATATTGCTGCCTTAGCCGCCCGTGACTCAGTCTCCTTG tCCGGAGGCCCCAACTACAAGGTGCCTCTAGGCCGGCGCGATAGCCTCACCTTCGCCTCTCGGAACGCGACCCTCGCCGGCCTCCCAGCCCCCACCTCCAACGTCACCACACTCCTCAATGTCCTCAACAAGATCAACCTCGACACCACCGACCTCGTCACGCTCTCCGGCGGCCACACCATCGGCCGTGCGCATTGCTCCTCCTTCGACAACCGCCTCTTCCCCTCCCAGGACCCCACCATGAACAAGAGCTTCGCCAAGAACCTCTACCTCACCTGCCCCACCAACACCACCGTCAACACCACCGTCAACGACATCCGGTCCCCCAACACGTTCGACAACAAGTACTACGTCGACCTTATGAACCGCGAGGGGCTCTTCACGTCGGACCAGGACATGTACACCGACTCGAGGACTAAGTCTATTGTCAAGAACTTTGCCATCGACCAGCGTCTCTTCTTTAAGAACTTCGTGTACTCCATCGTTAAGATGGGGCAGCTGAGCGTGCTGACCGGTGACCAGGGGGAGATCAGGGCCAACTGCTCGGCTGCCAACCCAACTACCAAGTTCTTGTGGTCTGTGGTGGATGGCGAAGAACGTGAGAAGCCGGCGTACTAG